Proteins encoded together in one Armigeres subalbatus isolate Guangzhou_Male unplaced genomic scaffold, GZ_Asu_2 Contig1310, whole genome shotgun sequence window:
- the LOC134202623 gene encoding uncharacterized protein LOC134202623, which translates to MDHDYCKVTESNTSADNITDFTEVEYLIEEYEHVRPHLPDPMQPVPPLPIRKPTDRCTSSKYARLAREVKRLKRLLAIERTKCRILKAKLRKLREENRRLIAAKRRLEAQRLAAFKLTMRKILYFGGYAF; encoded by the exons ATGGATCACGATTACTGCAAAGTTACCGAATCAAACACCAGCGCAGATAATATTACGGATTTTACCGAAGTGGAATACCTCATCGAAGAATACGAGCATGTCAGGCCACACCTACCAGATCCGATGCAGCCCGTACCACCACTCCCTATCCGGAAGCCAACAG ACCGTTGCACTAGTTCAAAGTATGCTCGATTGGCGAGGGAAGTGAAACGCCTTAAACGGTTGCTGGCGATAGAGCGTACCAAATGTCGGATCCTGAAGGCAAAACTGCGCAAACTGAGAGAAGAAAATCGTAGGCTAATTGCTGCCAAACGGCGTCTGGAAGCACAGCGTCTTGCTGCATTCAAGCTAACTATGCGAAAAATCTTGTACTTTGGGGGTTATGCATTTTAA